Proteins from a single region of Pseudarthrobacter sp. NIBRBAC000502772:
- a CDS encoding efflux RND transporter permease subunit, translating to MAAALLMVGGAQLSSASVDVFPEFAPPKVEVQTACLGLTAAEVEELVSVPMEEAFNGIDGLDHMRSKSVPQLSSIVMEFENGTDLLTARQLVSERMATVIPTLPTWAAPPVMLQPLSSTSRVMKIGLSSDTRSLIEMSMISYWNIRAHLLRVPGVANVAIWGERLQMLQVQADPAKLAANKVSLETVMSTTANALDAGLLQYSSGALIGTGGSLDTPSQTIGIRHIQPITTPADLAKVALEDREGQPPLQLGDVANVVEDHQQLIGDAVINGGPGLMLIVEKLPWGNTLEVTRGVEEAMKQLEPGLTGIAVDTAIFRPATFIEESLDNLSVALLLGCLLVILVLSVFLFQWRTALVSVLAIPLSLVAAALVLYWTGGTVNTMVLAGLVIAVGVVVDDAIIDVENIVRRLRHHRASGAPGSTARVVVNASLEVRGPIVYATLIIVAATVPIFFLDGLTGAFFRPLATSYTLAVIASMLVALTVTPAMAYIFLRNAKLEDRDPPVVRVLKRWYANALRPIVRRPVPGYLTLAAVGVIGIVAAPLLGQSLLPSFKERDFLMHWLTQPGTSNAEEVRVSQLACAELIAIPGVNNCGSHTGQAFNADEVVGVYFGENWISVDPGVDYDQTLAAVSQVVDGYPGITRDVQTYLKERIREVLTGTGYAVVVRVYGDDLATLRQEADKIKTILGGIDGAIGAKVALQASVPQINVEVNLEAANRFGLKPGDVRRAAATFVAGEEVGDIYRDGKAYDVQVWSPPESRTSVTNIENLPLDTPSGVKIRMADVATISVKPTPNVIERSEGSRRIDVSANVKEGDLAKVVEKLKTDMESVQFPVGYSAVVLGEYAERQAASQRLLLYSIGAVIVVFLLLQAAFKSWRLATLAILTLPVALVGGVIAAHLSGGILSLGSLVGFLTLMGIAARNGILLINHCQHLEQYEGMPFGPALVLRGAAERLSPILMTTLATALALVPLVVMGNIPGHEIEHPMAVVILGGLVTSTLVNLFIVPSLYLRFAKGGRAHRHRAHELEPAPSV from the coding sequence ATGGCGGCGGCGCTGTTGATGGTAGGCGGCGCCCAGCTCAGCAGTGCCTCGGTGGACGTGTTCCCTGAATTCGCGCCGCCGAAAGTGGAGGTCCAGACAGCCTGCCTGGGACTTACCGCCGCTGAGGTGGAAGAACTCGTTTCGGTTCCCATGGAAGAAGCCTTCAACGGCATCGACGGCCTCGACCACATGCGGTCCAAGTCGGTACCGCAGCTGTCCTCGATTGTGATGGAATTCGAGAACGGAACGGATCTGCTCACGGCCCGACAGCTTGTGTCCGAGCGGATGGCGACGGTCATTCCGACGCTGCCCACCTGGGCGGCGCCGCCGGTCATGCTGCAGCCCCTGTCCTCCACCAGCCGGGTCATGAAGATCGGGCTGTCCTCGGACACCCGGTCCCTGATCGAGATGTCAATGATTTCCTACTGGAACATCAGGGCCCATCTGCTCCGCGTTCCCGGCGTGGCAAACGTGGCAATCTGGGGTGAACGTCTCCAGATGCTTCAGGTCCAGGCTGACCCGGCCAAGCTGGCAGCAAACAAGGTCAGCCTGGAAACCGTCATGAGCACCACCGCCAATGCCCTCGACGCCGGCCTGCTCCAGTATTCCTCCGGTGCCCTGATCGGCACCGGCGGTTCCCTGGACACACCCAGCCAGACAATTGGGATCAGGCATATCCAGCCCATCACCACGCCTGCGGACCTCGCGAAGGTGGCACTGGAGGATCGTGAGGGACAGCCCCCGCTCCAGCTGGGCGACGTGGCCAATGTGGTGGAGGACCACCAGCAGCTGATCGGTGACGCCGTCATCAACGGCGGACCGGGCCTGATGCTGATCGTGGAAAAACTGCCCTGGGGCAACACCCTCGAAGTGACTCGGGGGGTGGAAGAGGCCATGAAGCAACTCGAGCCCGGCTTGACCGGAATCGCTGTGGACACTGCCATTTTCCGGCCCGCGACCTTCATTGAGGAATCCCTCGACAACCTGAGCGTAGCCCTGCTGCTGGGATGCCTGCTGGTGATCCTGGTATTGAGTGTCTTCCTCTTCCAGTGGCGGACGGCCCTGGTCAGCGTGCTGGCCATCCCCTTGTCACTGGTGGCGGCGGCCCTCGTGTTGTATTGGACCGGCGGCACGGTCAACACCATGGTGCTTGCGGGGTTGGTGATTGCCGTCGGAGTGGTGGTGGACGATGCCATCATCGACGTCGAAAATATCGTCAGGCGGCTCCGGCACCACCGGGCCAGCGGAGCGCCCGGAAGCACCGCCAGGGTGGTGGTCAACGCGTCGCTTGAGGTCCGCGGACCAATCGTTTACGCCACGCTGATCATCGTCGCCGCAACGGTTCCGATCTTCTTCCTGGACGGGCTCACGGGCGCGTTCTTCCGGCCGCTGGCCACGTCCTACACTCTCGCGGTGATCGCATCCATGCTTGTGGCGCTGACGGTCACTCCCGCAATGGCATACATCTTCCTGCGAAATGCCAAGCTGGAGGACCGGGATCCGCCCGTGGTCAGGGTCCTGAAGCGCTGGTACGCCAACGCGCTACGGCCCATCGTCCGCCGGCCTGTTCCCGGCTACCTGACCCTGGCCGCCGTCGGCGTCATCGGCATCGTAGCGGCGCCGCTGCTGGGCCAGTCGTTGCTCCCGTCTTTCAAGGAGCGCGATTTCCTGATGCACTGGCTCACGCAGCCCGGCACATCCAACGCCGAGGAAGTCCGCGTCAGCCAGCTCGCCTGCGCTGAACTCATTGCCATTCCGGGTGTAAACAATTGCGGGTCCCACACGGGACAGGCGTTCAACGCCGATGAGGTGGTGGGCGTCTACTTCGGCGAGAACTGGATCAGCGTCGACCCCGGGGTGGATTATGACCAAACCCTGGCAGCAGTCTCGCAGGTAGTGGACGGTTACCCCGGAATCACACGGGATGTGCAGACGTACCTCAAGGAACGCATCCGTGAGGTGCTCACCGGAACCGGCTATGCCGTCGTCGTCCGCGTATACGGAGACGACCTGGCAACGCTGCGCCAGGAAGCCGACAAGATCAAGACCATCCTGGGCGGCATTGATGGAGCCATCGGCGCGAAGGTTGCCCTCCAGGCCAGCGTGCCGCAGATCAATGTGGAGGTGAACCTGGAGGCGGCCAACCGCTTCGGACTGAAGCCGGGCGATGTGCGGCGGGCCGCGGCAACCTTTGTTGCCGGCGAAGAGGTCGGCGATATTTATCGGGACGGGAAGGCCTACGACGTCCAGGTGTGGAGCCCACCGGAGTCCCGGACGAGTGTCACGAACATTGAGAACCTTCCCCTCGATACGCCGAGCGGGGTCAAGATCCGGATGGCTGATGTCGCCACGATTTCGGTGAAGCCCACGCCCAACGTCATTGAGCGTTCGGAGGGATCCAGGCGCATCGATGTCAGTGCCAACGTCAAAGAAGGAGATCTGGCGAAGGTCGTGGAGAAGCTCAAGACCGATATGGAATCTGTTCAGTTCCCGGTCGGCTACAGCGCGGTTGTCCTCGGCGAATACGCCGAACGCCAGGCCGCATCCCAACGGCTGCTGCTCTACTCCATTGGCGCGGTCATCGTCGTCTTCCTTCTCCTGCAGGCTGCTTTCAAGAGTTGGCGGCTGGCCACCCTGGCCATCCTGACCCTGCCGGTGGCACTCGTGGGCGGGGTGATCGCCGCCCACCTCAGCGGCGGAATCCTGTCCCTCGGTTCGCTGGTTGGCTTCCTGACCCTCATGGGGATCGCGGCACGCAATGGCATCCTGCTCATCAACCACTGCCAGCACCTGGAGCAGTACGAGGGCATGCCCTTCGGACCTGCGTTGGTGCTTCGGGGGGCTGCAGAGCGCTTGTCGCCGATCCTCATGACCACACTGGCCACGGCTTTGGCTCTGGTACCGCTGGTGGTGATGGGGAACATCCCCGGCCACGAGATCGAGCATCCCATGGCCGTGGTGATCCTGGGCGGCCTCGTCACATCGACGCTGGTCAACCTTTTCATCGTCCCATCGCTGTACCTGCGATTCGCCAAAGGTGGCCGCGCTCACCGGCACAGGGCACATGAGCTGGAACCCGCGCCTTCGGTTTAG
- the glpK gene encoding glycerol kinase GlpK, whose product MNQYVIAIDQGTTSSRAIIFDHSGNIVSSGQMEHEQIFPQAGWVEHNPAEIWNNTREVIASALSKANLTRHDIAAVGITNQRETSVVWDKTTGEAVYNAIVWQDTRTQDIVDELSKDGGPERFKQKVGLPLATYFSGTKIKWILDNVDGARAKAEAGDLIFGNTDAWVLWNLTGGVDGGVHVTDVTNASRTLFMDLETLTWDEEILGIFGVPLSMMPAIKSSSEVYGAVHTSQLLREVPVSGILGDQQAATFGQAAFEAGEAKNTYGTGCFLIFNTGEEIVHSKNGLLTTVGYKLGDAPAHYALEGSIAVTGSLIQWLRDNLGMISSAPEVETLAAAVEDNGGVYIVPAFSGLFAPYWRSDARGAIVGLTRFVNKNHIARAALEATAFQTREVLDAVNADSGVPLTELKVDGGMVANDALMQFQADILGVPVIRPKVVETTALGAAYAAGLAVGFWKDLGELSSNWSEDKRWEPKLDQAEQDRQLRLWRKAVTKSMDWVDEDVR is encoded by the coding sequence ATGAACCAATACGTCATCGCCATTGACCAGGGCACCACCAGCTCCCGCGCCATCATCTTTGACCACAGCGGCAACATCGTTTCCTCGGGCCAGATGGAGCACGAGCAGATCTTCCCGCAGGCGGGCTGGGTAGAGCACAACCCTGCCGAGATCTGGAACAACACCCGCGAAGTGATCGCGTCCGCCCTCTCCAAGGCGAACCTGACCCGGCACGATATCGCCGCCGTCGGAATTACCAATCAGCGCGAGACATCCGTCGTCTGGGACAAGACCACCGGCGAGGCCGTCTATAACGCGATTGTCTGGCAGGACACACGGACCCAGGACATCGTGGATGAGCTGTCCAAGGACGGCGGCCCGGAGCGGTTCAAGCAGAAGGTGGGGCTGCCGCTGGCCACGTATTTCTCAGGGACAAAGATCAAATGGATCCTGGACAACGTTGACGGCGCCCGGGCCAAAGCGGAAGCCGGCGACCTGATCTTCGGCAACACCGACGCCTGGGTCCTCTGGAACCTGACGGGCGGGGTGGACGGCGGCGTGCACGTCACGGACGTCACCAACGCCTCCCGCACGTTGTTCATGGACCTGGAGACCCTGACCTGGGACGAGGAGATCCTGGGCATCTTCGGAGTGCCGCTGAGCATGATGCCGGCCATCAAGTCCTCCTCGGAAGTCTACGGCGCCGTGCACACGTCCCAGCTGCTGCGCGAAGTTCCCGTGTCAGGCATCCTCGGTGACCAGCAGGCCGCCACGTTCGGGCAGGCGGCGTTCGAGGCCGGTGAAGCCAAAAACACGTACGGCACCGGCTGCTTCCTGATTTTCAATACCGGCGAGGAGATTGTTCACTCGAAGAACGGTCTGCTCACCACCGTCGGGTACAAGCTCGGCGATGCCCCAGCGCACTATGCGCTGGAAGGCTCCATCGCGGTCACCGGTTCCCTGATTCAGTGGCTCCGGGACAATTTGGGCATGATCAGCAGCGCGCCGGAGGTAGAAACGCTGGCGGCGGCCGTTGAGGACAACGGCGGCGTCTACATCGTTCCGGCCTTCTCGGGGCTCTTCGCCCCGTACTGGCGTTCGGATGCCCGCGGCGCCATCGTGGGCCTGACCCGGTTCGTCAACAAGAACCACATCGCCCGGGCGGCGCTGGAGGCCACAGCATTCCAGACCCGCGAGGTGCTGGACGCGGTCAACGCGGATTCCGGCGTTCCGCTCACTGAACTGAAGGTCGACGGCGGCATGGTTGCCAACGACGCGCTGATGCAGTTCCAAGCGGACATCCTGGGCGTTCCGGTGATCCGGCCGAAGGTAGTGGAAACCACCGCACTGGGCGCCGCCTACGCAGCCGGCCTCGCCGTCGGCTTCTGGAAGGACCTCGGCGAACTCTCGTCCAACTGGTCCGAGGACAAGAGGTGGGAACCGAAACTGGACCAGGCCGAGCAGGACCGGCAGCTGCGCCTGTGGAGGAAGGCCGTGACGAAGTCCATGGATTGGGTCGACGAGGACGTCCGCTAG
- a CDS encoding MIP/aquaporin family protein produces the protein MSLGIVFLSEVFGTAMLTLLGCGVVANVALKGTKGNSGGFLMVTWGWGIAVFAGVFVAAKSGAHLNPAVTLGLLAKQSKEYAPGVPVDVASTFTYFGGEMLGAFLGAVLCWVAYKQHFDAEPVEANKLATFSTGPAIRSTPWNLLTEIIGTFVLVFVILTFGGTPSGLGPLAVALLVVGIGVSLGGPTGYAINPARDLGPRIAHAILPIKGKGSSDWAYSWIPVVGPLVGGSLAGLVAFWVPAIMPAVAG, from the coding sequence ATGTCTCTTGGAATTGTTTTTCTTTCCGAAGTCTTCGGAACGGCGATGCTCACCCTGCTGGGTTGCGGCGTCGTGGCCAACGTTGCCCTGAAGGGCACAAAAGGCAACAGCGGCGGGTTCCTGATGGTGACCTGGGGGTGGGGGATCGCCGTCTTCGCGGGTGTTTTTGTTGCCGCCAAATCCGGCGCCCACCTCAATCCCGCCGTCACGCTGGGCCTACTCGCCAAGCAGAGCAAAGAGTATGCCCCCGGCGTCCCGGTAGATGTGGCCTCAACTTTCACCTACTTCGGCGGTGAAATGCTCGGCGCTTTCCTGGGCGCTGTCCTTTGCTGGGTCGCATACAAGCAGCACTTCGATGCCGAACCCGTGGAAGCCAACAAGCTGGCGACGTTTTCCACCGGTCCGGCCATCCGCTCCACGCCCTGGAACCTGCTCACGGAGATCATCGGCACGTTTGTCCTGGTCTTCGTCATCCTGACATTTGGCGGGACGCCCTCGGGCCTGGGGCCTCTGGCGGTGGCACTGCTCGTGGTGGGCATCGGCGTATCCCTGGGTGGACCCACGGGTTATGCCATCAATCCGGCCCGTGACCTCGGGCCCCGAATCGCCCACGCAATCCTGCCCATCAAGGGCAAGGGCTCCAGTGACTGGGCCTACTCCTGGATCCCCGTCGTAGGGCCGCTGGTCGGCGGTAGCCTTGCCGGCCTGGTGGCGTTCTGGGTTCCCGCGATCATGCCTGCCGTCGCCGGCTAG
- a CDS encoding glycerol-3-phosphate dehydrogenase/oxidase, with translation MGLKDSFGHSGATPAHSTEPRASVQGLRNRPHAKVLIIGGGINGVGTFRDLALQGVDVALVERGDYCQGASGASSHMIHGGIRYLENGEFRLVRESVVERNRLLRIAPHYVKPLQTTIPIFSTFSGVLSAPLRFLTHKQQGKPKERGAFLIKLGLSMYDSFSRDGGSVPRHQFRGRKRALAELPQLHPGIKYAATYFDASVHNPERLTLDVLQDGEKAGQVSGGPESSTARASNYLALHSLGGAATQSGTTGSGTTVQLRDELTGELFDFTADVIVNTTGAWVDLTNEAMGAASAFMGGTKGSHVVLDHPVLLEACKGREIFFEHTDGRIVLIYPMGDRVLVGTTDVLADMSKDAVCTEEEIEYFFDLIGHVFPDITVHRDQIVYTFSGVRPLPRHDATQPGFVSRDYRIERRTPAAGAPGAGTAVVLSLVGGKWTTFRALAEHMANDVLAELGMERKVSTAKLAIGGGAGFPEDDAGIQKWIKAHMGAGRDADRTAVLLTRYGTRADDVIRYLDAGPDRMLRSTRELSVRELEFMARNEQIGHLIDVLVRRTSLAFRGLVTGELLVEVADVLSAPLGWDAAAKAGEIQRAREVLERFHGVQIHSLVA, from the coding sequence TTGGGACTCAAAGATTCATTCGGCCACAGCGGAGCCACGCCCGCCCACAGCACCGAGCCGCGCGCATCGGTGCAGGGTCTGCGGAACCGTCCGCACGCCAAGGTATTGATCATCGGCGGTGGCATCAACGGCGTGGGAACCTTCCGCGACCTCGCCCTGCAGGGAGTGGACGTGGCCCTGGTGGAGCGTGGCGACTACTGCCAGGGTGCCAGCGGAGCGTCCTCCCACATGATTCATGGCGGCATCCGTTACCTGGAAAACGGGGAATTCCGCCTCGTCCGCGAATCCGTGGTGGAACGCAACCGCCTCCTGCGGATCGCACCGCACTACGTGAAGCCCCTCCAGACCACCATCCCGATCTTCAGCACCTTTTCCGGCGTCCTGTCCGCACCGTTGCGGTTCCTCACGCACAAACAGCAGGGCAAGCCCAAGGAGCGCGGCGCCTTCCTGATCAAACTGGGGCTGAGCATGTATGACTCGTTCTCCCGGGACGGCGGCTCCGTGCCGCGCCACCAGTTCCGCGGACGCAAGCGTGCCCTCGCCGAGCTGCCGCAGCTGCACCCCGGCATCAAATACGCAGCCACCTACTTCGACGCGTCGGTCCACAACCCCGAGCGCCTTACGCTCGATGTGCTCCAGGACGGCGAGAAAGCCGGGCAAGTCAGCGGCGGACCGGAAAGCTCAACAGCACGGGCGAGCAACTACCTTGCACTCCATTCGCTCGGCGGGGCTGCCACCCAGTCCGGCACAACAGGGTCAGGCACCACGGTCCAGCTCCGCGACGAACTGACTGGCGAGCTGTTTGATTTCACCGCGGACGTCATTGTCAACACCACCGGCGCCTGGGTGGACCTGACCAACGAAGCCATGGGGGCGGCGTCGGCCTTTATGGGCGGCACTAAGGGATCGCACGTAGTTCTGGACCACCCGGTCCTGCTCGAGGCCTGCAAAGGCCGGGAGATCTTCTTTGAGCACACGGACGGCCGGATCGTTTTGATCTATCCCATGGGCGACCGGGTTCTGGTGGGAACCACTGATGTCCTTGCCGACATGTCGAAGGACGCTGTGTGCACGGAGGAGGAGATCGAGTACTTCTTTGACCTGATCGGACACGTCTTCCCGGACATCACCGTGCATCGTGACCAGATCGTCTACACGTTCTCGGGTGTCCGCCCGCTGCCACGCCACGACGCCACGCAGCCGGGGTTTGTCTCGCGTGACTACCGGATTGAACGGCGTACGCCGGCTGCCGGGGCACCCGGCGCAGGAACCGCCGTCGTACTCAGCCTGGTGGGCGGCAAGTGGACCACTTTCCGGGCCCTGGCCGAGCACATGGCAAATGATGTCCTTGCCGAGCTGGGGATGGAACGGAAGGTCTCGACGGCGAAACTCGCCATCGGAGGCGGCGCCGGCTTCCCCGAGGATGACGCCGGAATCCAGAAATGGATCAAGGCGCACATGGGTGCCGGCCGGGATGCGGACCGCACCGCCGTCCTGCTGACCCGCTACGGCACGAGGGCTGACGACGTGATCCGGTACCTTGATGCCGGCCCGGACAGGATGCTCCGTTCCACGCGTGAACTCAGCGTCCGTGAGCTGGAGTTCATGGCCCGGAATGAGCAGATCGGGCACCTCATCGATGTCCTGGTCCGGCGAACCTCGCTTGCCTTCCGGGGCCTGGTGACCGGTGAACTCCTCGTCGAAGTGGCCGATGTCCTTTCCGCACCGCTCGGCTGGGACGCGGCAGCCAAGGCTGGCGAGATCCAACGTGCACGGGAGGTGCTGGAGCGCTTCCACGGCGTGCAGATCCACAGCCTGGTGGCCTAG
- a CDS encoding sugar-binding transcriptional regulator: MTPSRHSDALRAAQMYYLQDLTMDAIARELRTSRSTVSRLLSAARDTGLVQIQIRNPLDTGPELESMIRREYNVDVHVVPVLESLNEAETLDRVAIQAARTIGPLVDSNAIIGVAWGSTISAVSRHLTRKITHDTVVVQLNGAGNMHTTGITYASDIMRRFGSAYGARVEQFPVPAFFDHAATKTAMWNERSVQRILDLQARMSIAIFGVGSVHADYPSHVYAGGYLDESDLKMLAHSDVVGDVATVFFRRDGSSDGIVLNERSTGPALAQLRQVRRRICVISGASKINGLRGALSAGLATDLIVDEATARRLVGFGGVAWPNG; this comes from the coding sequence ATGACACCTTCCCGGCACTCAGATGCGCTGCGGGCTGCACAGATGTATTACCTCCAGGACCTGACGATGGACGCGATCGCCCGCGAATTGCGGACATCCCGGTCCACTGTTTCGAGGCTTCTGTCGGCGGCCAGGGACACCGGACTGGTCCAGATCCAGATCCGCAACCCGCTTGATACGGGCCCCGAACTCGAAAGCATGATCCGGCGCGAGTACAACGTGGACGTGCACGTAGTTCCGGTGCTGGAGTCGTTGAACGAAGCCGAAACCCTGGACCGCGTGGCCATTCAGGCAGCCCGCACCATCGGCCCTTTGGTGGACTCCAATGCGATTATCGGCGTCGCGTGGGGTTCAACGATCAGTGCGGTCAGCAGGCACCTCACGCGCAAGATCACACACGATACCGTTGTGGTCCAGTTGAACGGCGCTGGCAACATGCACACCACCGGTATCACCTACGCGAGTGACATCATGCGCCGCTTCGGAAGTGCCTACGGCGCACGCGTGGAGCAATTCCCTGTTCCCGCGTTTTTTGACCATGCGGCCACCAAAACCGCCATGTGGAATGAGCGCAGTGTGCAGCGCATCCTGGACCTGCAGGCCCGGATGAGCATCGCGATCTTCGGCGTTGGATCCGTGCACGCCGACTACCCGAGCCACGTCTATGCGGGTGGATACCTGGACGAGAGCGATCTCAAGATGCTGGCCCATTCAGATGTGGTGGGTGACGTTGCCACGGTCTTTTTCCGGCGTGACGGATCCTCTGACGGCATCGTCCTGAACGAACGCTCCACGGGTCCGGCGCTCGCCCAGCTGCGCCAGGTCCGGCGGCGGATCTGCGTGATTTCCGGGGCATCCAAGATCAACGGCCTGCGGGGCGCCCTCTCCGCTGGCCTTGCCACCGACCTGATCGTGGATGAAGCCACCGCGCGCCGCCTGGTGGGCTTTGGCGGTGTCGCCTGGCCCAATGGGTAA
- a CDS encoding aldo/keto reductase: protein MKTSPRLSLNNGVLIDQLGFGLYKVPAAEASGLVATALGTGYRHFDTAAMYGNETGVARGLGPAMDSEGRSGGSGESSPGLRREDVFITTKVWNDDQGYDSTLRAFDTSMVNLGLDYVDMYLIHWPCAKRDLFTDTYRALETLYREGKVRAIGVCNFQPVHLDRLLESAEVVPAVNQIELHPWLQQAELRDKHHALGIRTEAWSPLARGHVLLDPVVLALAAEHGRTAAQIILRWHIQLGNIAIPKASSESRIRENLDVFGFELSDRDMAALAELDRGQRTGSHPDNVN from the coding sequence ATGAAAACCTCACCCCGGCTCAGCCTCAACAACGGTGTGCTGATCGACCAGTTGGGATTCGGGCTGTACAAAGTTCCGGCAGCGGAAGCATCCGGCCTGGTGGCCACGGCCCTCGGCACCGGATACCGCCACTTTGACACGGCAGCGATGTACGGCAACGAAACCGGCGTGGCGCGGGGGCTCGGCCCCGCCATGGACTCCGAAGGCAGAAGCGGCGGCTCCGGAGAGTCCTCGCCCGGCCTGCGGCGCGAGGACGTATTTATCACCACGAAGGTCTGGAACGATGACCAGGGGTACGACTCAACCCTCCGTGCCTTCGACACCTCCATGGTCAACCTCGGCCTGGACTACGTGGACATGTACCTGATCCACTGGCCCTGCGCCAAGCGGGATCTGTTCACCGACACATACCGCGCCCTCGAAACGTTGTACCGCGAAGGCAAAGTCCGCGCCATCGGTGTCTGCAACTTCCAGCCCGTGCACCTGGACCGGCTGCTTGAGAGCGCCGAAGTGGTGCCCGCCGTGAACCAGATTGAACTGCACCCGTGGCTGCAGCAGGCGGAGTTGAGGGACAAGCACCACGCCCTGGGCATCCGGACGGAAGCCTGGAGTCCCCTGGCGCGCGGACACGTTCTGTTGGATCCCGTGGTCCTGGCCCTGGCTGCCGAGCACGGCAGGACAGCAGCCCAGATCATTCTTCGGTGGCACATCCAGCTGGGGAACATCGCCATTCCGAAGGCAAGCTCCGAATCCCGGATCCGGGAAAACCTGGACGTCTTCGGCTTTGAACTTTCAGACCGCGACATGGCAGCCCTTGCCGAGCTTGACCGCGGTCAGCGCACCGGGTCCCACCCCGACAACGTCAACTAG
- a CDS encoding alpha/beta fold hydrolase, whose product MKTADQQPPPAPSFFSAGLAARTRAAEIVIGGSTVAYWTYEPIQATPDTRTILVIHGFRGDHHGLLRVADQLPEMRIIMPDLPGFGSSAAFVSGKHSVEQYGTFVTDFMAALGLGPDTVLVGHSFGSIVAAHFVATHPGTVTPLILINPIAAPALEGPKGIMTQLAVLYYRLAARLPRPLGLALLRSPLIVRVMSEAMAKTADTDLRRFIHGQHHAYFSAFANRESLLESFTASVSGHVAEVAGKLSLPVLLVAGEKDEIATLPDQHRLASLLPDGVLKVIPGVGHLIHYETPGPAAGFIRSFLKDHPA is encoded by the coding sequence ATGAAAACCGCCGATCAACAGCCACCCCCTGCGCCCTCCTTCTTCAGCGCCGGGCTGGCCGCCCGCACCCGGGCCGCCGAGATCGTGATTGGCGGCAGCACCGTGGCGTACTGGACTTACGAACCGATCCAGGCCACACCGGACACCCGCACTATCCTGGTCATCCATGGTTTCCGCGGCGATCACCACGGCCTGCTCCGGGTTGCAGACCAGTTGCCGGAAATGCGCATCATCATGCCGGACCTGCCGGGGTTCGGCAGCTCCGCCGCGTTCGTGTCCGGGAAACATTCGGTGGAGCAGTACGGCACCTTTGTCACCGACTTTATGGCGGCGCTCGGCCTCGGCCCGGACACCGTGCTGGTGGGGCACTCCTTCGGCTCGATCGTCGCCGCCCATTTTGTCGCCACCCACCCCGGTACCGTCACACCGCTGATCCTGATCAACCCCATCGCCGCGCCTGCCCTGGAAGGCCCCAAGGGCATCATGACCCAGCTGGCCGTCCTCTACTACCGGCTGGCGGCCCGGCTCCCCCGCCCGCTGGGACTGGCACTGCTGCGCAGTCCGCTGATTGTCAGGGTCATGAGCGAGGCCATGGCCAAGACGGCCGACACAGACCTGCGCCGCTTCATCCACGGCCAGCACCATGCCTACTTCAGCGCCTTCGCGAACCGGGAAAGCCTCCTCGAATCGTTCACGGCCTCGGTCAGCGGCCATGTGGCCGAGGTGGCCGGGAAGCTGAGCCTGCCGGTGCTCCTGGTCGCTGGCGAAAAAGACGAGATTGCCACTCTGCCGGACCAGCACCGTCTCGCCTCGCTCCTCCCCGACGGCGTCCTCAAAGTCATTCCCGGCGTCGGCCACCTGATTCACTACGAAACGCCCGGCCCCGCCGCCGGCTTCATCCGCAGCTTCCTTAAGGACCACCCCGCGTGA